A stretch of the Filimonas lacunae genome encodes the following:
- a CDS encoding metallophosphoesterase, with protein MTIQYCSDLHLEFRENEEYLLQHPIEPQAEVLILAGDVVPFARKNKAKHFLNELSDKFRVVYWLPGNHEYYGSDISQRSGCFREAIKHNVFLLNNQVVQEGNVHIICSTLWSYISPAAEWDIAAGVTDYRVISYHNEPFRPLHNNRMHKENLAFIQKAVSEVNTGKIVVATHHLPTYQHYPEQYKNSTISEAFATELSGYIASSPVDYWIYGHHHANVADFTIGQTHMCTNQLGYVKYNEQHGYCNAAVISIEAE; from the coding sequence ATGACTATTCAATATTGCTCAGACCTGCACCTGGAATTCCGTGAAAACGAAGAGTACCTGTTGCAACACCCAATTGAACCACAGGCAGAGGTTTTAATACTGGCAGGGGATGTAGTGCCCTTTGCCCGAAAAAATAAGGCGAAACATTTTTTAAATGAACTGTCCGATAAATTCAGGGTAGTATACTGGCTGCCTGGTAACCATGAATATTATGGCAGTGATATCAGCCAGCGCAGCGGCTGCTTCCGGGAAGCTATTAAACACAATGTATTCCTGCTAAACAACCAGGTAGTGCAGGAAGGTAATGTTCATATCATCTGCTCTACCCTATGGTCGTATATCAGCCCCGCAGCAGAATGGGATATCGCTGCCGGTGTTACTGATTACAGGGTCATCAGCTATCATAACGAACCTTTCCGCCCCCTGCATAATAACCGCATGCACAAAGAAAACCTGGCCTTTATTCAGAAGGCGGTAAGTGAAGTAAACACAGGTAAGATAGTAGTGGCTACCCATCATTTGCCTACTTACCAGCATTACCCGGAGCAGTATAAAAACTCCACCATCAGCGAAGCCTTTGCTACGGAGCTATCCGGTTATATAGCATCGTCTCCTGTTGATTATTGGATATACGGGCATCATCATGCCAACGTAGCCGATTTTACCATCGGGCAAACGCATATGTGTACCAACCAGCTGGGCTATGTAAAATACAACGAGCAGCATGGCTATTGCAATGCTGCTGTTATCTCTATAGAAGCGGAATAG
- a CDS encoding NUDIX domain-containing protein — MKVSGVIIARFQTPYLHEGHHHLIQSVQALHHRTIIILGTSAVKCSKRNPFDFYTRERMLKAAYPAIPVLPLSDCASDKVWSAKLDDILETTFPGESFVLYGSRDCFSDFYSGKWKTDILPPVGSFNATEVREHHSDEVLDSKDFRMGINYACYSRYNTVYPTVDIALFSNDNTRLLLGKKPNEDTWRLPGGFADTTDNSYEEAAQRELSEECGELTTTAMKYMGSRKMDDWRYRGESDKIMTLLFTTQLVAGEPVAKDDLAQLGWFEVAALPAMLEAQQINEVHIPLIQMILNHLNN, encoded by the coding sequence ATGAAAGTTTCAGGCGTCATCATAGCAAGGTTTCAGACACCCTATCTCCACGAAGGACATCATCATCTGATTCAGTCGGTACAGGCCTTACACCACCGTACCATTATTATACTGGGCACATCTGCCGTAAAGTGCAGCAAGCGCAACCCGTTCGATTTTTATACCCGCGAACGGATGCTGAAAGCAGCGTATCCTGCCATACCGGTATTGCCTTTAAGCGATTGTGCCAGCGACAAGGTATGGTCGGCCAAACTGGACGATATACTGGAAACCACTTTTCCTGGTGAAAGCTTTGTTTTATACGGTAGCAGGGATTGTTTTTCAGATTTCTACTCCGGTAAATGGAAAACTGATATATTGCCGCCGGTAGGAAGTTTTAACGCTACGGAAGTAAGAGAACACCATAGTGATGAAGTGCTGGATTCGAAAGATTTCAGAATGGGCATCAACTACGCCTGCTACAGCCGCTATAATACGGTGTATCCTACAGTGGATATTGCCCTGTTCAGCAACGATAACACCCGTTTGCTGCTGGGTAAAAAGCCCAACGAAGATACCTGGCGTTTACCCGGTGGTTTTGCCGATACTACCGATAACAGTTATGAAGAAGCTGCACAGCGCGAACTGAGTGAAGAGTGTGGCGAGCTTACCACCACGGCCATGAAGTATATGGGTAGCCGTAAAATGGACGACTGGCGTTACCGGGGGGAAAGTGATAAGATTATGACGCTGCTGTTTACCACCCAACTGGTGGCAGGCGAACCGGTAGCCAAAGACGATCTGGCGCAACTGGGATGGTTTGAGGTAGCGGCATTGCCAGCGATGTTAGAAGCACAACAAATAAATGAAGTTCATATACCCTTAATTCAAATGATTCTTAACCACTTAAATAACTAG
- a CDS encoding cation diffusion facilitator family transporter has product MAKSNIGKSNASIYSALAANLLIAITKFIAGGFTNSSSMISEGIHSVVDTTNQVLLLYGLKRSRKPPDSSRPFGYGKELYFWSFIVSILIFGFGGGVSIVQGISHIRHAQEPGKPTWNYIVLGLSVVFEGTSLLIANKEFNKARGNTGWWEAVIKSKDPSSFLVLFEDGAAVMGLTIVFVFMLIGHQYQLPWMDGVASVLVGCLLVVVSLILARESRSLLMGEGIAPKTQVLIRQLAEKDAAVIKVINVLSTYQSPEEVLLMLIVAFEPELETEDITLAIDRIRKAVKDQFPLVRFVIVQPQTYPLTDAAAGHSL; this is encoded by the coding sequence ATGGCAAAAAGTAATATCGGTAAAAGCAATGCTTCCATTTACAGCGCCCTGGCGGCTAACCTGCTGATAGCCATTACCAAGTTTATAGCGGGAGGGTTTACCAACAGCTCATCTATGATTTCGGAAGGCATTCACTCCGTGGTAGATACTACCAACCAGGTGTTACTGTTATATGGTTTAAAAAGAAGCCGTAAACCTCCGGATTCCTCCCGTCCCTTTGGCTATGGCAAAGAGTTATATTTCTGGTCGTTCATCGTTTCCATACTCATTTTTGGTTTTGGGGGCGGAGTGTCTATCGTACAGGGGATTAGTCACATCCGCCATGCGCAGGAACCGGGTAAACCCACCTGGAACTATATTGTATTAGGCTTATCGGTAGTGTTCGAAGGCACTTCGCTGCTTATTGCCAATAAAGAATTTAATAAAGCCCGGGGCAATACCGGCTGGTGGGAAGCGGTGATAAAAAGTAAAGACCCTTCCAGCTTTCTGGTATTGTTTGAAGATGGGGCTGCGGTAATGGGGTTAACGATTGTATTCGTGTTTATGCTGATAGGGCATCAGTATCAACTGCCCTGGATGGATGGGGTGGCTTCAGTGCTGGTGGGTTGCCTGCTGGTGGTGGTATCGCTGATACTGGCCCGCGAAAGCCGCAGTTTGCTGATGGGGGAGGGCATTGCGCCTAAAACACAGGTGCTTATACGGCAGCTGGCCGAGAAGGATGCGGCTGTGATAAAAGTGATCAATGTGCTATCTACCTACCAGTCGCCCGAAGAAGTATTGCTGATGCTGATAGTGGCTTTTGAACCCGAACTGGAAACGGAAGATATTACCCTGGCCATTGATCGCATTCGCAAGGCGGTTAAAGACCAGTTTCCGCTGGTGCGTTTTGTAATTGTGCAACCACAAACTTATCCGCTTACCGATGCTGCAGCCGGGCATTCGTTGTAA
- a CDS encoding NUDIX hydrolase, producing the protein MGKKQPSISVTVDAIVFGYEKNEGVSVLLIKRKYEPFKDSWALPGGFVQEEESLETAVKRELQEETGIKVNYLEQLYTFGAPQRDPRQRIISVAYWALVKTSLFVELKADTDASQVQWFNIEKLPKLGFDHKLILDKAIQRIRAKVRYEPVGFELLDKKFSFADLEKLYMSFLGRDIDRRNFRKKMMGLKMLDELDEWSKSEGAGRPSKMFRFNKARYEQLQKEGILFEI; encoded by the coding sequence ATGGGAAAAAAACAACCATCCATTAGCGTTACAGTAGATGCCATTGTGTTTGGATATGAGAAGAATGAAGGGGTTTCGGTGCTGCTGATTAAAAGAAAATACGAACCGTTTAAAGATAGTTGGGCTTTGCCCGGTGGCTTTGTGCAGGAAGAAGAATCGTTGGAAACAGCGGTGAAAAGGGAGCTGCAGGAAGAAACCGGTATTAAAGTGAATTACCTGGAGCAGCTGTATACTTTTGGCGCACCGCAACGCGATCCGCGCCAGCGCATTATTTCGGTGGCCTATTGGGCCCTGGTAAAAACATCCCTGTTTGTAGAGCTGAAAGCTGATACCGATGCCAGCCAGGTGCAATGGTTTAATATAGAAAAACTGCCCAAACTGGGATTTGACCATAAATTAATACTGGACAAGGCCATACAACGCATACGTGCCAAGGTGCGTTACGAACCCGTTGGTTTTGAGTTACTTGATAAAAAGTTTTCGTTTGCCGACCTCGAAAAACTGTACATGTCGTTTTTGGGGCGGGATATTGACCGCCGCAACTTCCGCAAAAAAATGATGGGTCTTAAAATGCTGGACGAGTTAGACGAATGGTCTAAATCGGAAGGTGCAGGCCGCCCCAGCAAGATGTTTCGCTTCAATAAAGCCCGCTATGAACAGTTGCAGAAAGAGGGCATTTTGTTTGAAATATGA
- a CDS encoding ion channel: protein MAGAIKINPFSKVNNDTGFSTKAPVNGVRFLNQDGTFNVQKTGLSFFQRFSLFHAMLQLPLWQFLGLLLAVFLGVNLLYTFVYCWIGAQQFTGIIGKNSWQVFKEIYFFSCETFTTVGYGRVNPVGDGANLLASIEAMTGFLSFALATGLIFGRFARPRAHLLFSNHAVIAPYRSGNGLMFRFACYKQHHILTDVSIRVNLAMLVQKDGKMMYEYFQLPLERSKVDNLPMNWTVVHPIDEESPLLGLSRQDLQDADVEIYVMVRGFNDVYANTTVQRTSYTFNEIHFNRAFTPMFEDTPAGTVLELDKISKSKPLS from the coding sequence ATGGCAGGGGCAATAAAAATTAACCCTTTTTCTAAGGTCAATAACGACACCGGCTTTAGCACTAAAGCACCTGTAAACGGAGTGCGTTTCTTAAACCAGGACGGCACTTTTAATGTGCAAAAAACAGGGCTGTCTTTTTTTCAGCGTTTCAGTTTGTTTCATGCCATGCTGCAATTGCCGTTGTGGCAGTTTCTGGGTCTGTTGCTGGCTGTGTTTTTAGGGGTAAACCTGTTATACACCTTTGTATATTGCTGGATAGGCGCGCAGCAATTTACCGGTATTATAGGAAAAAACAGCTGGCAGGTGTTTAAAGAAATATACTTTTTCAGCTGTGAAACCTTTACCACGGTAGGCTATGGCCGGGTAAACCCTGTAGGCGATGGGGCCAACCTGCTGGCTTCTATTGAAGCCATGACGGGCTTTTTGTCTTTTGCCCTGGCTACCGGTTTAATCTTTGGCCGCTTTGCCCGTCCGCGTGCGCATTTACTGTTTAGCAATCATGCGGTTATTGCACCTTACCGGAGCGGTAATGGCCTGATGTTCCGTTTTGCCTGCTATAAGCAACACCATATACTTACCGATGTTTCTATACGGGTAAACCTGGCTATGCTGGTGCAGAAAGACGGTAAAATGATGTATGAGTATTTTCAGCTGCCATTAGAACGCAGTAAGGTAGATAACCTGCCTATGAACTGGACGGTAGTGCATCCTATTGACGAAGAAAGTCCGTTGCTGGGCCTTAGCAGACAGGATTTGCAGGATGCCGATGTAGAGATCTATGTAATGGTAAGGGGCTTTAATGATGTGTATGCCAACACTACCGTACAACGTACTTCTTATACCTTTAACGAAATACATTTTAATCGTGCATTTACGCCTATGTTTGAAGATACACCTGCAGGCACGGTGCTGGAACTGGATAAAATAAGCAAGTCAAAACCACTTTCCTAA